From the Heptranchias perlo isolate sHepPer1 unplaced genomic scaffold, sHepPer1.hap1 HAP1_SCAFFOLD_732, whole genome shotgun sequence genome, one window contains:
- the nat8 gene encoding N-acetyltransferase family 8 member 7 — protein MTDFTIRRYEAMDYQPVREIFAAGMYEHVPAACFHLLRQPWAQLLLVTVFCLLLVSSQSLILPLLALALILATAQQLVTFFWSKYIEETFNSDLLDIQETYMMKDDACFWVAECQGVVVGTVSARRSDLSHANLELKRLSVRKAYRRRGIAKALCRTVILFARENGLEEVVLGTSMLQCEAQRLYQDLGFQLQGELLFPNLLGKLINFKILMYRCEVRRGK, from the coding sequence ATGACTGACTTTACCATCAGGCGATATGAAGCCATGGATTATCAGCCTGTCCGCGAGATCTTTGCAGCAGGAATGTACGAGCATGTCCCTGCTGCCTGCTTCCACCTGCTGAGACAGCCCTGGGCCCAGCTGCTCCTGGTGACCGTGTTTTGTCTGCTCCTGGTGAGTTCCCAGTCGCTCATCCTGCCTCTCCTGGCTCTGGCACTCATTCTGGCCACAGCACAACAGCTGGTCACCTTCTTCTGGTCGAAGTACATCGAAGAGACCTTCAACAGTGACCTGCTGGACATCCAGGAGACCTACATGATGAAGGACGATGCCTGTTTCTGGGTGGCAGAGTGTCAAGGGGTTGTGGTGGGGACTGTGAGTGCCAGGCGCTCAGACCTGTCTCATGCCAACCTGGAGCTAAAGCGACTGTCGGTCAGAAAGGCATACCGCCGTCGTGGCATTGCCAAGGCCTTGTGCCGCACTGTCATCCTGTTTGCCCGAGAAAATGGCTTGGAGGAAGTGGTGCTGGGCACATCAATGCTGCAGTGTGAAGCACAGAGACTGTACCAGGACTTGGGGTTCCAGTTACAGGGTGAGCTGCTCTTCCCCAACCTATTGGGGAAACTCATCAACTTTAAAATCCTCATGTACCGCTGCGAGGTCCGGAGGGGGAAGTGA